A genome region from Tolypothrix sp. PCC 7712 includes the following:
- a CDS encoding potassium channel family protein, whose translation MYSMPEQKYQRIQKELMAGAIALGCVFMIGTLWYSLVEGWSWEDAAYMTVITLATVGYGETHPLGNRGRLFTIALILMGVINIGYIVNRFTEAVIEGYFQEGIRLRQQRRIMESLSGHYIICGFSRTGRQIAKEFRAEGVNFVVIDSEVESVQRAQTEGYVVFQGDATLDDTLLKVGIERAMCIVAALPSDAENLYTVLSAKTLNPAIRAIARASTEEALQKLQRAGADAVISPYITGGKRMAAAALRPQILDFVDGILTGTDRQLYMEEFLLDPAFCPFVGQSLQKAKLRSQTGALVLAIRRLDGNLIGGPTGDTVLMPGDTLICMGTAEQLQSLNQILGPIVSKKVRKPKNS comes from the coding sequence GTGTACTCAATGCCTGAGCAAAAATATCAACGTATCCAAAAGGAGTTGATGGCAGGAGCAATCGCTCTTGGTTGTGTTTTCATGATTGGGACTTTGTGGTACAGCCTGGTGGAGGGGTGGTCATGGGAAGATGCTGCTTATATGACGGTAATTACCCTGGCGACTGTGGGATATGGCGAAACACACCCGCTAGGTAATCGCGGTAGGTTATTTACCATTGCCTTAATTTTGATGGGTGTCATCAATATCGGTTACATTGTCAATAGATTTACAGAAGCTGTGATTGAAGGCTACTTTCAAGAAGGAATTCGACTACGGCAACAGAGGCGCATAATGGAATCGTTATCAGGACATTACATTATTTGTGGGTTTAGTCGCACAGGTCGCCAAATCGCCAAAGAATTTCGGGCTGAAGGTGTAAATTTTGTCGTCATTGATTCTGAGGTTGAATCTGTTCAAAGAGCGCAAACAGAAGGTTATGTAGTATTCCAAGGTGATGCCACATTAGATGACACACTTTTGAAGGTCGGCATAGAAAGAGCGATGTGTATTGTTGCTGCTCTACCTTCAGATGCTGAAAATTTATACACTGTACTATCTGCTAAAACACTTAATCCAGCAATTCGAGCGATCGCAAGAGCAAGTACAGAAGAAGCTTTGCAGAAGTTACAACGCGCTGGTGCAGATGCGGTGATTTCGCCCTATATCACTGGCGGTAAACGTATGGCCGCAGCCGCCCTCAGACCCCAAATTTTAGACTTTGTTGATGGTATTCTTACAGGTACAGACCGCCAGCTGTACATGGAAGAATTTTTGCTAGACCCAGCTTTTTGTCCTTTTGTGGGACAAAGTTTGCAAAAAGCTAAATTGCGATCGCAAACAGGGGCGTTAGTTCTCGCCATCCGTCGCCTTGATGGTAATTTAATCGGCGGCCCTACCGGTGATACTGTTTTAATGCCTGGAGATACCCTGATCTGTATGGGTACAGCAGAACAATTGCAAAGTCTTAACCAAATTCTCGGGCCTATTGTTTCTAAAAAAGTGCGTAAACCGAAAAATAGTTAA
- a CDS encoding HAD-IIB family hydrolase encodes MYTHLSPDDKGFINLLPLSEANSSCWQKIQLVATDMDGTLTRKGKFTSNLLQALENLAAANIKVLIVTGRSAGWVSGLSSLMPVAGAIAENGGLFYPAGSDQPVALTAISDLVSHRQNLAAAFEQLQNQFPQIRESTDNRFRITDWTFDVASLNTTELQTLSHLCQEMGWGFTYSNVQCHIKPQTQDKAVGLLQVLQKNWPQYSSEQIVTVGDSPNDESLFDRCYFPISVGVANVLEYANQLQYQPAYVTSTAEGEGFCELSNYLLQGVMNTTPINL; translated from the coding sequence ATGTACACACACCTTAGCCCTGATGATAAAGGTTTCATAAATCTCTTACCCTTGTCTGAAGCGAACTCAAGTTGTTGGCAAAAGATTCAACTGGTGGCTACGGATATGGATGGCACCTTAACCAGAAAAGGTAAATTTACCAGTAACCTTTTGCAAGCTTTAGAAAATTTAGCAGCAGCCAATATTAAAGTGCTAATTGTGACTGGGCGCTCTGCTGGGTGGGTGAGTGGACTCAGTAGCTTAATGCCTGTAGCAGGTGCGATCGCAGAAAATGGCGGTTTATTTTATCCTGCGGGGAGCGATCAGCCAGTAGCACTAACAGCCATTTCTGACTTAGTCAGCCATCGTCAAAATTTAGCTGCGGCTTTTGAGCAATTACAAAATCAGTTTCCGCAAATCCGAGAATCTACTGACAATCGATTTCGCATCACCGATTGGACTTTTGATGTCGCATCCTTAAATACCACAGAATTACAAACCCTGAGTCATTTATGTCAAGAAATGGGATGGGGATTTACTTACAGTAATGTACAGTGTCATATTAAACCGCAAACTCAAGATAAAGCTGTAGGTTTGTTGCAAGTATTACAGAAAAATTGGCCGCAATATTCTTCAGAACAAATTGTGACAGTGGGTGATAGTCCTAATGATGAAAGTTTATTTGATCGGTGTTATTTTCCCATCTCTGTAGGCGTAGCGAATGTATTGGAATATGCTAATCAGCTACAGTATCAGCCTGCTTATGTAACTAGCACTGCGGAAGGCGAAGGATTTTGTGAATTATCAAATTATCTTTTGCAAGGTGTAATGAATACAACCCCAATCAATTTGTAG
- a CDS encoding aspartate aminotransferase family protein encodes MPPQSNTLPSSPFDPNSFDEAVMSTYGRFPIALERGAGCKVWDTEGREYLDFVAGIATCTLGHAHPAMVEAVTRQIQKLHHVSNLYYIPEQGELAKWIIQHSCADRVFFCNSGAEANEAAIKLARKYAHTVLEIERPIILTANASFHGRTLATITATGQPKYQKYFDPLVPGFHYVPYNDIAAVEAAISELDEGDYRVAAILLEPLQGEGGVRPGDVAYFKKLRQICDETGILLIFDEVQVGMGRSGKLWGYEHLGVEPDIFTSAKGLGGGIPIGAMMSKKFCDVFQPGEHASTFGGNPFVCGVALTVCQTIEKENILQNVQDRGEQLRNGLKAIAAKYPNHIADVRGWGLINGLELQADITLTAADIVKTAIAEGVLLVPAGPKVVRFVPPLIVTEQEINTALQAVDKALANVNA; translated from the coding sequence ATGCCCCCACAGTCAAATACTTTACCATCTAGTCCGTTTGACCCCAACAGCTTTGATGAAGCAGTTATGTCCACCTATGGGCGATTTCCTATCGCCCTAGAACGGGGCGCAGGATGTAAGGTGTGGGATACTGAGGGGCGGGAATATTTGGATTTTGTGGCTGGAATTGCTACTTGTACTTTGGGACACGCCCATCCAGCAATGGTAGAAGCGGTTACACGGCAAATTCAAAAGCTGCATCACGTTTCTAATTTGTATTACATTCCCGAACAAGGTGAATTGGCAAAATGGATTATTCAACATTCCTGTGCTGATCGCGTATTTTTCTGTAACTCTGGTGCGGAAGCTAACGAAGCAGCAATTAAATTAGCACGAAAATACGCCCATACTGTATTAGAAATTGAAAGACCAATCATTTTAACTGCTAATGCTAGTTTCCACGGGCGGACTTTAGCGACAATTACCGCAACTGGACAACCCAAGTATCAAAAATACTTTGATCCCTTGGTTCCTGGTTTCCACTATGTGCCATACAACGATATTGCTGCGGTAGAGGCGGCGATTAGCGAACTTGATGAAGGTGATTACCGTGTAGCCGCGATTCTTTTAGAACCGTTGCAAGGGGAAGGTGGCGTTCGTCCTGGCGATGTGGCTTACTTTAAAAAGCTACGGCAGATTTGCGATGAAACTGGCATTTTATTGATTTTCGATGAAGTGCAAGTGGGAATGGGACGCAGTGGGAAGTTATGGGGTTACGAACATCTCGGTGTGGAACCGGATATTTTCACCAGTGCAAAAGGACTGGGCGGTGGTATCCCTATCGGCGCAATGATGAGTAAAAAATTCTGCGATGTTTTTCAACCAGGGGAACACGCCAGCACATTTGGAGGTAATCCTTTTGTTTGTGGCGTGGCGCTAACTGTCTGTCAAACCATCGAAAAAGAAAATATTTTACAGAACGTGCAAGATAGAGGTGAACAACTGCGAAATGGCTTAAAAGCGATCGCAGCTAAATATCCCAATCACATTGCTGACGTTCGCGGCTGGGGTTTAATCAACGGACTCGAATTGCAAGCAGATATCACGCTAACAGCAGCTGATATTGTCAAAACTGCGATCGCAGAGGGTGTATTGCTAGTCCCAGCCGGGCCAAAAGTTGTCCGCTTTGTACCGCCATTGATTGTCACAGAACAAGAAATCAACACAGCCTTACAAGCCGTTGACAAAGCTCTGGCTAATGTTAACGCGTAG
- a CDS encoding XDD3 family exosortase-dependent surface protein gives MKVKKISSFLKVAITTVGILSVAQGAYAGSLTGSAFSISLECLNDSTGLLLGSNPTDANGWQYAFDSNADGMNGNYWVGAAPGQVNPYDISGMAVKETADSVIIAINGNMKLTGEAEAGAAGGQIGYGDLFFNTSGKTFLNAMNSGDLYGIRFASANASGVQQLGVYSGVQAKTVTDIKEGYTVQTYGGLAGGSNSYESQVKTGGGTVGYGDLTSAYFTNNGQNNSFNLNEIASGNYLTGISFLSQGAITQQLLSTGYDSSKFQGTQTIAFQFSKSAISQAVPESSTAAGLTIFGLAFAGSQIRKKYKLSANQKLA, from the coding sequence ATGAAAGTTAAAAAAATATCCAGCTTTTTAAAAGTTGCTATCACCACAGTTGGTATTCTTTCTGTAGCTCAAGGAGCTTATGCTGGTAGTTTAACGGGATCAGCATTTAGCATATCTTTAGAATGTTTAAACGATAGTACTGGTCTTCTCTTGGGATCAAATCCTACTGATGCTAACGGTTGGCAGTATGCATTTGATTCCAATGCAGATGGGATGAATGGTAACTACTGGGTTGGTGCAGCACCTGGACAAGTAAATCCCTATGATATTTCCGGTATGGCTGTCAAAGAAACTGCTGACAGCGTAATTATTGCTATCAATGGCAATATGAAGTTAACCGGAGAAGCCGAAGCTGGAGCTGCTGGTGGTCAGATTGGTTATGGCGACTTATTCTTTAATACGTCTGGCAAAACCTTTCTAAATGCGATGAATAGCGGAGATTTATATGGTATCCGCTTCGCTTCTGCGAATGCTTCTGGTGTACAACAACTTGGTGTTTATAGCGGGGTTCAAGCAAAAACTGTTACTGACATTAAAGAAGGCTATACTGTCCAAACTTATGGAGGTTTAGCAGGTGGTAGCAATTCCTATGAATCTCAAGTTAAGACAGGTGGTGGTACTGTAGGTTACGGCGATTTAACTAGCGCTTACTTTACTAATAACGGACAGAATAACAGCTTTAACCTGAATGAAATAGCTTCTGGAAATTATTTAACTGGAATCTCATTCCTATCCCAAGGAGCGATTACACAACAACTTCTGAGTACTGGCTACGATAGCAGCAAATTCCAAGGTACCCAGACTATAGCTTTCCAATTTAGCAAATCTGCTATCTCTCAAGCCGTTCCCGAATCTTCTACTGCTGCTGGACTAACAATTTTTGGATTAGCTTTCGCTGGTAGCCAAATCCGTAAAAAATATAAACTTAGTGCAAATCAAAAACTAGCATAA
- a CDS encoding HAMP domain-containing protein: protein MATEQLTRESDSLDLKQLLRTLNAVKKGDFSARMPIDQTGIAGKIADTLNDIIDQNERMAAELQRIGNVVGKDGKVSERASLGNVRGSWLSCVNSVNTLITDLVQPTAETTRVIRAVANGDLSQTIAPEIEGRPLKGEFLQTANIVNTMVDRLGSFASEVTRVAREVGTEGKLGVQAEVRGVAGTWKDLTDNVNLMAGNLTAQVRNIAEVATAIANGDLSKKITVNVKGEILELKNTVNTMVDQLNSFASEVTRVAREVGTEGKLGVQAEVRGVAGTWKDLTDNVNLMAGNLTAQVRNIAEVTTAVANGDLSKKITVNVKGEILELKNTVNIMVDQLNSFASEVTRVAREVGAEGKLGGQAEVRGVAGTWKDLTDSVNFMAGSLTAQVRNIAEVTTAVANGDLSKKITVDVKGEILELKNTINTMVDQLNSFASEVTRVAREVGTEGKLGVQAEVRGVAGTWKDLTDNVNLMAGNLTAQVRNIAEVTTAVANGDLSKKITVDVKGEILELKNTVNIMVDQLNSFASEVTRVAREVGAEGKLGGQAEVRGVAGTWKDLTDSVNFMAGSLTAQVRNIAEVTTAVATGDLSKKITVDVKGEILELKNTINTMVDQLNSFASEVTRVAREVGSEGKLGVQADVRGVAGTWKDLTDSVNFMAGSLTAQVRNIAEVTTAVATGDLSKKITVDVKGEILELKNTINTMVDQLSSFASEVTRVAREVGTEGKLGVQAEVRGVAGTWKDLTGAVNMMAGNLTDQVRNIAEVATAIANGDLSKKITVQVKGEILELKNTINIMVDQLNSFASEVTRVAREVGSEGKLGVQADVRGVAGTWKDLTDSVNFMAGSLTAQVRNIAAVTTAVANGDLSKKISVDVKGEILELKNTVNTMVDQLNSFASEVTRVAREVGTEGKLGVQAEVKGVAGTWKDLTDSVNFMAGSLTAQVRNIAEVTTAVANGDLSKKITVDVKGEILELKNTINTMVDQLNSFASEVTRVAREVGTEGKLGVQAYVRGVAGTWKDLTDNVNSMAGNLTAQVRNIAEVTKAVANGDLSKKITVDVRGEILELKDTINTMVDQLSSFASEVTRVAREVGTEGKLGGQAQVQGVAGTWKDLTDNVNSMAGNLTAQVRGIARVVTAVANGDLKRKLMLDAKGEIETLAETINEMIDTLATFANQVTTVAREVGIEGKLGGQARVPGAAGTWKDLTDNVNELAATLTTQLRAIAEVATAVTKGDLTRSIAVEALGEVAILKDNINQMIANLRETTQKNTEQDWLKTNLAKFTRMLQGQRDLETVSKLILSELAPLVGAQHGVFYMMEAADNQAFLKLLSSYAYRERRHLANRFYMGEGLVGQCALEKERILLTEVPGDYVKISSGLGEAAPLNAVVLPVLFEGQVTAVIELASFRRFSEIHLTFFDQLTESIAIVLNTIAASMRTEELLKQSQSLAEELQTQQNELRETNKRLEQQAQSLKASEDLLKGQQEELQQTNAELEEKAELLALQKKEVERKNLEIEQARRSLEEKAEQLALSSKYKSEFLANMSHELRTPLNSLLILAKLLTDNVEGNLTTKQVEYSQTIYSAGTDLLTLINDILDLAKIESGTMSIDMNQMLFSELGEQLERTFGQIAQNKGLAFNVEFAPELPQTIYTDAKRLQQVLKNLLSNAFKFTETGEVRLRVEVAKQGWSQSQETLNRAQAVIAFSVSDTGIGIAPEKQKVIFEAFQQADGSTSRKYGGTGLGLSISREIARLFGGEIKLVSHPNQGSTFTFYLPQLSPESRVLSTEPLSVRTQPNPQYPVPNPQSLMDDRSILAEDDRVLLIVEDDINFARILLDMARQQGFKAITAQNGRIGLTLAQQYLPSAILLDIRLPEIDGWTVLDRLKHNPRTRHIPVHIMTVEEGRQRGLQLGAIAYLQKPLTSEIISEALTKIKGFIERRVKSLLVVEDDENQRHSIVELIGNSDVTTTAVGTGADALEAIRTQHFDCLVLDLGLPDMTGFELIEQIKQLPHGENLPVIVYTGQELNRVQETELRRIADTIIVKDVRSPERLLDETALFLHRVQANLPAPKREILEQLHARDYLLTGKKVLIVDDDVRNIFALTSMLERYQMQVLYAENGREGIRTLETTPDIDVVLMDVMMPEMDGYETTRLIRQNHQFRALPIIALTAKAMQGDREKCIEAGASDYITKPVDTEQLLSLLRVWLYR, encoded by the coding sequence ATGGCTACTGAACAATTAACCAGAGAAAGCGACAGTTTAGATTTAAAACAACTATTAAGAACATTAAATGCTGTTAAAAAAGGTGATTTCTCTGCGAGAATGCCAATTGACCAAACAGGAATTGCCGGAAAAATAGCCGATACACTCAACGATATTATTGACCAAAATGAGCGCATGGCGGCAGAGTTACAGCGCATCGGTAATGTAGTTGGTAAAGATGGCAAAGTCTCGGAACGTGCTTCTTTAGGAAATGTTCGTGGTTCGTGGTTAAGTTGCGTTAATTCTGTGAACACACTAATTACAGATTTAGTGCAGCCAACAGCAGAAACTACAAGGGTAATTAGGGCTGTAGCTAATGGCGATTTATCTCAAACCATTGCCCCAGAAATTGAAGGTAGACCTCTGAAGGGAGAGTTTCTGCAAACTGCCAATATCGTCAACACAATGGTAGACAGGCTGGGTTCCTTTGCATCAGAAGTTACCAGGGTAGCGCGAGAGGTGGGAACCGAAGGTAAGTTAGGAGTACAAGCCGAAGTCAGGGGTGTGGCGGGTACCTGGAAAGATTTGACCGATAACGTCAATTTGATGGCGGGGAATTTAACTGCTCAAGTACGTAATATTGCGGAAGTTGCAACTGCGATCGCAAATGGTGACCTGTCGAAGAAAATTACTGTCAATGTGAAAGGCGAAATTTTGGAGTTGAAAAACACCGTCAACACGATGGTAGATCAGCTCAATTCCTTTGCGTCTGAGGTAACCAGGGTAGCGCGGGAGGTAGGAACAGAAGGGAAACTGGGCGTACAAGCAGAAGTGCGCGGTGTGGCGGGTACATGGAAAGATTTGACCGATAACGTCAATTTGATGGCGGGTAATTTGACAGCGCAGGTGCGGAATATTGCAGAAGTAACAACGGCGGTAGCAAATGGCGACCTTTCCAAGAAAATTACTGTAAATGTCAAAGGCGAGATTTTAGAGTTGAAAAACACCGTCAACATCATGGTGGATCAACTCAACTCTTTTGCATCAGAAGTAACCAGGGTAGCGCGAGAAGTAGGCGCGGAAGGAAAATTAGGCGGTCAAGCAGAAGTGCGCGGTGTGGCGGGTACCTGGAAAGACCTCACCGACAGCGTGAATTTTATGGCGGGTAGTTTGACAGCCCAGGTGCGGAATATTGCAGAAGTGACAACGGCGGTGGCGAATGGCGACTTATCCAAAAAAATCACCGTGGATGTGAAGGGCGAAATTTTGGAGTTGAAAAACACCATTAACACGATGGTGGATCAGTTAAACTCCTTTGCGTCCGAGGTAACCAGGGTAGCGCGAGAGGTGGGAACGGAAGGTAAGTTGGGCGTACAAGCGGAAGTGCGCGGTGTGGCGGGTACCTGGAAAGACCTCACCGACAACGTCAACTTGATGGCAGGTAATTTGACAGCCCAGGTGCGTAATATTGCGGAAGTGACCACGGCGGTGGCGAATGGTGACCTTTCCAAGAAAATCACTGTGGATGTGAAGGGCGAAATTTTGGAGTTGAAAAACACCGTCAACATCATGGTGGATCAACTCAACTCCTTTGCATCGGAAGTAACGCGGGTAGCGCGGGAAGTGGGTGCAGAAGGAAAACTAGGCGGTCAAGCAGAAGTGCGAGGTGTGGCGGGTACGTGGAAAGACCTCACCGACAGCGTGAATTTCATGGCGGGAAGTTTGACAGCCCAGGTGCGGAACATCGCGGAAGTAACGACGGCGGTAGCGACTGGCGACTTATCCAAGAAAATCACGGTGGATGTGAAGGGTGAAATTTTGGAGTTGAAAAACACTATCAACACGATGGTAGATCAATTAAACTCCTTTGCTTCGGAGGTAACGCGGGTAGCGCGAGAGGTGGGAAGCGAAGGAAAGCTGGGTGTACAAGCAGATGTGCGCGGTGTGGCGGGGACGTGGAAAGACCTCACAGACAGTGTGAACTTCATGGCAGGAAGTTTGACAGCCCAAGTGCGGAATATTGCGGAAGTGACAACGGCGGTGGCGACTGGCGACTTATCCAAGAAGATTACCGTGGATGTGAAGGGTGAAATTTTGGAGTTGAAAAACACTATCAACACGATGGTAGATCAACTCAGTTCCTTCGCATCTGAGGTAACCAGGGTAGCGCGAGAGGTGGGAACAGAAGGGAAACTCGGCGTACAAGCGGAAGTACGCGGTGTTGCTGGAACCTGGAAAGACTTAACAGGTGCGGTGAATATGATGGCAGGGAACCTCACCGATCAAGTAAGGAACATTGCAGAAGTTGCAACTGCGATCGCAAATGGTGACTTATCGAAGAAAATTACTGTGCAAGTTAAAGGCGAAATTCTGGAGTTGAAAAACACCATCAATATCATGGTGGATCAGTTAAACTCCTTTGCATCTGAGGTAACCAGAGTAGCCCGAGAGGTGGGAAGTGAAGGGAAACTGGGCGTACAAGCTGATGTGCGCGGTGTCGCGGGAACCTGGAAAGACCTCACCGACAGCGTGAATTTCATGGCGGGAAGTTTGACAGCCCAAGTGCGGAACATCGCCGCAGTTACCACAGCGGTGGCGAATGGCGACCTCTCGAAGAAAATTTCTGTGGATGTCAAAGGAGAAATTTTGGAGTTGAAAAACACCGTTAATACAATGGTGGATCAACTCAACTCCTTTGCTTCTGAGGTAACCAGAGTAGCGCGAGAGGTGGGAACGGAAGGAAAACTCGGCGTACAAGCTGAGGTAAAAGGAGTCGCGGGAACCTGGAAAGACCTCACCGACAGCGTTAACTTCATGGCGGGAAGCTTGACAGCCCAAGTGCGGAACATCGCGGAAGTAACAACGGCGGTGGCGAATGGCGACCTTTCCAAGAAAATTACTGTGGATGTGAAGGGCGAAATTTTAGAGTTGAAAAATACCATCAATACGATGGTGGATCAACTCAACTCCTTTGCTTCGGAAGTAACGCGGGTAGCAAGGGAGGTGGGAACGGAAGGTAAATTAGGTGTACAAGCCTACGTCCGAGGGGTAGCGGGAACGTGGAAAGACTTGACCGACAATGTGAACTCAATGGCGGGTAACCTGACAGCCCAAGTACGGAACATTGCAGAAGTTACCAAAGCGGTGGCGAATGGTGATTTATCCAAGAAAATCACCGTAGATGTGCGCGGGGAAATTTTGGAGTTGAAAGACACTATCAATACAATGGTGGATCAACTCAGTTCCTTTGCTTCGGAAGTAACGCGGGTAGCGCGAGAAGTGGGAACGGAAGGAAAATTAGGCGGTCAAGCGCAAGTCCAAGGTGTGGCGGGGACTTGGAAGGATTTGACTGATAATGTCAACTCGATGGCGGGTAATTTAACAGCCCAGGTGCGCGGTATCGCCCGAGTGGTAACGGCGGTGGCAAATGGGGACTTGAAACGCAAATTAATGTTAGATGCGAAGGGCGAAATTGAAACCCTAGCTGAGACAATCAATGAAATGATTGATACCCTAGCCACCTTCGCCAATCAGGTAACCACAGTAGCGCGGGAAGTAGGAATCGAAGGAAAATTAGGCGGTCAAGCCAGAGTACCAGGGGCGGCGGGTACATGGAAAGATTTGACTGATAATGTGAATGAACTGGCTGCAACTTTAACTACACAGCTAAGGGCGATCGCAGAAGTAGCTACAGCCGTAACTAAGGGCGATTTAACTCGGTCGATTGCGGTGGAAGCTTTAGGGGAAGTCGCTATCCTGAAAGACAACATCAACCAAATGATTGCCAACCTGCGAGAGACCACCCAGAAAAATACTGAGCAGGATTGGTTAAAAACTAACCTGGCGAAGTTTACGCGAATGCTGCAAGGTCAGCGCGATTTAGAAACAGTTTCTAAACTCATCCTCTCAGAACTAGCGCCGTTAGTAGGCGCGCAGCATGGCGTATTCTACATGATGGAAGCCGCAGATAATCAAGCATTCCTCAAATTATTGAGTAGCTATGCTTACCGGGAACGCCGCCATTTAGCCAACCGCTTCTACATGGGTGAAGGTTTGGTAGGACAATGTGCTTTGGAAAAAGAACGGATTCTGTTAACAGAAGTACCTGGTGATTATGTCAAAATTAGCTCTGGTTTAGGGGAAGCTGCGCCCTTGAATGCTGTTGTCTTACCTGTATTGTTTGAAGGACAAGTCACAGCCGTAATTGAATTAGCTTCCTTCCGGCGCTTTAGTGAAATACATTTAACATTCTTCGATCAACTCACAGAAAGTATTGCGATCGTCTTAAATACAATTGCAGCTTCCATGCGGACGGAAGAATTGCTCAAACAATCCCAATCTTTAGCAGAAGAACTACAAACCCAGCAAAACGAACTGAGGGAAACTAACAAGCGACTAGAACAGCAAGCCCAATCACTCAAAGCTTCCGAAGATTTGCTCAAAGGACAACAAGAAGAACTACAACAAACCAACGCCGAATTAGAAGAAAAAGCTGAGTTGTTGGCGCTGCAAAAGAAAGAAGTGGAACGGAAAAACCTAGAGATTGAACAAGCTAGACGTTCTTTAGAAGAGAAAGCCGAACAATTAGCCCTTTCATCTAAATATAAATCCGAATTTCTGGCGAATATGTCCCATGAATTGCGGACACCACTCAACAGCTTGCTGATTTTGGCGAAGCTGTTAACAGATAACGTTGAAGGTAATCTCACTACCAAGCAAGTGGAATATAGCCAGACAATTTACTCAGCTGGTACTGACTTGTTGACCTTAATTAATGACATTTTAGATTTAGCCAAAATCGAATCGGGAACCATGTCAATTGACATGAACCAAATGTTATTTTCGGAGTTAGGCGAACAACTTGAGCGCACATTCGGGCAAATTGCCCAAAATAAAGGACTCGCCTTTAACGTGGAATTTGCTCCCGAATTACCACAAACCATCTACACTGATGCCAAACGTTTACAACAAGTCCTGAAAAATCTCCTTTCCAATGCCTTTAAATTTACCGAAACTGGGGAAGTCCGTTTGCGGGTAGAAGTGGCAAAACAAGGCTGGAGTCAATCTCAAGAAACTTTAAATCGCGCCCAAGCTGTGATTGCTTTCTCTGTTAGCGATACAGGTATCGGGATTGCACCAGAAAAACAAAAAGTAATTTTTGAAGCCTTTCAACAAGCTGATGGTAGCACCAGCCGCAAATATGGCGGTACAGGCTTAGGCTTATCCATTAGCCGCGAAATCGCCCGCCTATTTGGTGGTGAAATTAAACTTGTCAGCCATCCCAATCAAGGTAGTACCTTTACTTTCTACCTCCCCCAACTCTCTCCAGAGTCGAGAGTGCTGAGTACTGAACCTTTATCAGTCAGGACACAACCCAATCCCCAGTACCCAGTACCCAATCCCCAATCCCTCATGGACGATCGCTCTATTCTCGCAGAAGACGATCGCGTACTGCTGATTGTGGAAGATGACATTAATTTTGCCCGTATCCTGCTAGATATGGCACGCCAGCAAGGATTTAAGGCGATTACCGCCCAAAACGGCAGAATAGGGCTAACTCTAGCACAGCAATATCTACCCTCAGCTATCTTGCTAGATATCCGCTTGCCAGAAATCGATGGTTGGACAGTATTAGATCGCCTCAAACATAACCCCCGCACCCGTCACATTCCCGTACATATTATGACAGTGGAAGAAGGACGACAACGCGGTTTACAATTAGGCGCGATCGCATATCTGCAAAAGCCCTTAACCAGCGAAATCATCTCCGAAGCCTTAACCAAAATCAAAGGTTTTATCGAACGTCGGGTGAAAAGCCTACTAGTAGTCGAAGATGACGAAAATCAACGCCACAGTATTGTGGAATTAATTGGTAACAGCGACGTAACTACCACCGCCGTAGGTACAGGTGCAGATGCCCTAGAAGCCATTCGCACCCAGCATTTTGATTGCTTGGTTCTCGACTTAGGGCTACCAGATATGACTGGTTTTGAACTAATTGAACAAATCAAGCAGCTACCTCATGGTGAAAATCTGCCTGTAATTGTTTATACAGGTCAAGAACTAAACCGAGTACAAGAAACAGAATTGAGACGGATAGCAGACACGATTATTGTTAAAGACGTGCGATCGCCCGAACGTCTCTTAGACGAAACAGCCTTATTCTTGCACCGAGTCCAAGCCAATTTGCCTGCACCCAAGCGGGAAATTCTCGAACAACTCCATGCGAGAGACTACTTGCTAACAGGTAAAAAAGTACTCATAGTAGACGACGATGTGCGTAACATCTTCGCCCTCACCAGTATGCTAGAGCGTTATCAAATGCAGGTCTTATATGCAGAAAACGGTAGAGAAGGCATTCGCACCTTGGAAACTACCCCGGATATTGATGTTGTATTAATGGATGTCATGATGCCAGAAATGGATGGTTACGAAACCACTCGCCTGATTCGCCAAAACCATCAATTTAGAGCTTTACCAATCATTGCCCTCACCGCCAAAGCCATGCAAGGCGATCGCGAAAAATGTATTGAAGCAGGTGCATCCGACTACATCACCAAACCCGTAGATACAGAACAGTTGCTTTCGCTATTGCGGGTTTGGTTGTATAGGTAA